Proteins from one Corynebacterium testudinoris genomic window:
- the tgt gene encoding tRNA guanosine(34) transglycosylase Tgt, with amino-acid sequence MSTSGLTFEVGTQLADAGTGGRHGRTGVIHTPHGDIQTPAFIPVATKATVKTLTPEQIRLTGAQAILSNAYHLYLQPGADIVDEAGGVAAFENWHGPTYTDSGGFQVMSQGVGFQKTLTMEAAEGKHHTRNKPNLARVDEDGVDFTSFRDGSKHRFTPEISMQIQHQLGADIIFAFDELTTLMDTRSYQESSVERTHRWAQRCLDEHDRLTTERANKPLQSLWGVVQGAQYEDLRRQATRGLVELSERAEAEGRRGFGGYGIGGALEKNNLGTIVGWVCDELPVDRPRHLLGISEPDDLFMAVEAGADTFDCVAPTRLGRRGGVYTLDGRLNLMGAKFRRDFSGVDEEFGGYVSENYSRVYIHHLLRAKEFLAGTLCTIHNLEFMVRLVDNIRAAIDNGDFEAYRDEFLGRYYASSQS; translated from the coding sequence ATGAGCACTTCAGGTTTGACCTTTGAGGTTGGCACGCAATTGGCGGATGCCGGCACGGGTGGGCGCCACGGCCGCACCGGCGTCATCCACACCCCCCACGGAGATATCCAGACGCCCGCGTTCATCCCGGTTGCCACCAAGGCGACCGTGAAAACGTTGACCCCGGAGCAGATCCGTCTCACGGGGGCGCAGGCGATCTTGTCTAACGCGTATCACCTGTACCTGCAGCCGGGCGCCGACATTGTGGACGAGGCCGGGGGAGTGGCCGCCTTTGAAAACTGGCACGGCCCGACCTACACCGACTCCGGCGGATTCCAAGTGATGAGCCAGGGCGTGGGCTTCCAAAAAACGCTCACCATGGAGGCTGCCGAGGGCAAGCACCACACCCGCAACAAACCAAACCTCGCCCGGGTCGATGAGGACGGCGTGGACTTCACCAGTTTCCGGGATGGCTCGAAGCACCGGTTCACCCCGGAGATTTCCATGCAGATCCAGCACCAGCTGGGCGCCGACATCATCTTCGCCTTCGATGAGCTGACCACGCTCATGGATACCCGCTCCTACCAGGAATCCAGCGTCGAGCGCACCCATCGCTGGGCGCAGCGCTGCCTGGATGAGCATGATCGCCTGACCACTGAGCGCGCCAATAAACCCCTGCAGTCGCTGTGGGGAGTGGTCCAGGGCGCCCAGTATGAGGATCTGCGCCGCCAAGCCACCCGCGGCCTCGTCGAGCTGTCCGAGCGGGCGGAGGCCGAGGGGCGCCGGGGCTTCGGCGGCTACGGCATTGGCGGTGCGTTGGAGAAGAACAACCTTGGCACCATCGTCGGCTGGGTCTGTGATGAGCTGCCCGTCGATCGTCCCCGCCACCTTCTGGGGATCTCGGAGCCGGATGACCTGTTCATGGCTGTTGAGGCCGGCGCGGATACCTTCGATTGTGTCGCCCCCACCCGCTTGGGCCGCCGCGGAGGCGTGTACACCCTCGATGGCCGATTGAACCTCATGGGCGCGAAGTTCCGCCGCGATTTCAGCGGTGTCGACGAGGAGTTCGGCGGGTACGTCTCAGAGAACTACTCCCGCGTGTACATCCACCATTTGCTGCGGGCGAAGGAGTTCCTCGCGGGCACGCTGTGCACGATCCACAACTTGGAGTTCATGGTGCGCCTGGTGGATAACATTCGAGCTGCCATCGACAACGGTGACTTTGAGGCTTATCGCGATGAGTTCTTGGGACGCTACTACGCTTCCAGCCAGTCCTAG
- a CDS encoding putative glycoside hydrolase, with product MRNRPRLAWLRLGWPIRDDELALALGKFRVAILQPTERAAAEALKAADPNITVLAYKCLSSVRTYEQGPIYSCGISPAQAQRLGTAAGVPEWNGYPGHVQQQVWSPVYQQAWVDTVVTEIASSPFDGVMADNDVYADYYGHGLDMTIIRDGLDELVARAGTALNEAGKILVPNITGSILEKGRWARHAAYGGGLEECWFGWGVEPDQRLFLPGCLRQVMEMNQDSLTIARVPGTNRPDDPFLEFAWAAAWVFFPDRDIAVTATAPDGHDVVPLLIDVDLGPAISPVERAGDIFYRQLAEGEAAVNLGDRASSVQVGGRELRLAPRRGVVVPSSARAFSPSR from the coding sequence ATGCGTAATCGCCCCCGCCTGGCGTGGCTGCGCCTGGGTTGGCCGATCCGGGATGATGAGCTGGCTCTGGCCCTGGGAAAATTCCGGGTGGCTATCCTCCAGCCGACGGAGCGCGCCGCCGCCGAGGCACTCAAGGCCGCTGATCCGAACATCACGGTGCTGGCCTATAAGTGCCTGTCCTCGGTGCGTACCTATGAGCAGGGTCCGATCTACTCCTGCGGGATCAGCCCGGCCCAGGCACAGCGGTTGGGCACCGCCGCTGGGGTTCCAGAGTGGAATGGCTATCCGGGGCACGTGCAGCAACAAGTGTGGTCGCCGGTCTACCAGCAGGCGTGGGTGGACACCGTGGTCACCGAGATCGCCTCTTCCCCCTTCGATGGGGTGATGGCGGATAACGATGTTTACGCCGACTACTACGGCCATGGTCTCGACATGACTATCATCCGCGATGGTTTGGATGAGCTCGTCGCCCGGGCGGGCACGGCACTCAATGAGGCGGGCAAGATCCTCGTTCCCAATATCACCGGCTCCATTTTGGAGAAAGGTCGCTGGGCCAGGCATGCGGCCTACGGTGGTGGTCTGGAGGAATGCTGGTTCGGCTGGGGCGTCGAGCCTGATCAACGGCTCTTTTTGCCGGGCTGCCTGCGCCAGGTCATGGAGATGAATCAGGACTCACTCACCATCGCGCGGGTGCCGGGCACTAACCGTCCCGATGATCCATTCTTGGAGTTCGCGTGGGCGGCGGCGTGGGTATTCTTCCCCGACCGCGACATTGCGGTCACCGCCACCGCGCCCGATGGGCACGATGTCGTGCCATTGCTTATCGACGTCGACCTAGGCCCCGCCATCAGCCCCGTCGAGCGGGCGGGCGACATCTTTTACCGCCAACTGGCGGAAGGGGAGGCGGCGGTCAACCTCGGCGATCGCGCTTCTTCAGTGCAGGTCGGCGGGCGTGAGCTGAGGCTCGCGCCGCGCCGCGGAGTGGTCGTGCCTAGTAGTGCTCGCGCTTTTTCACCCAGCCGATGA
- a CDS encoding queuosine precursor transporter: protein MTIPQPGQGAATALEESSASGKARFIPIHNSVYPVIVALFVAVFLISNILATKGVSIGPLITDGAFFLFPVAYILGDVLSECYGFKAARRAIFTGFGVTILAVVSFYIAIWLPPAEFYEGQEQFAYVLGLVPQIVLASLAGYLVGQLLNSWVLVAMKKRTGEKSLWARLIGSTVVGEFGDTLLFCLIAAPVIGITTLPELANFVIVGFVWKTLIEVVLLPVTYLVIGWVKKREHY, encoded by the coding sequence ATGACAATTCCTCAACCTGGGCAGGGCGCCGCTACGGCTCTAGAAGAGTCCTCGGCGTCCGGCAAAGCTCGTTTCATTCCCATCCACAACTCGGTATACCCCGTCATCGTGGCCTTGTTCGTCGCGGTGTTCCTCATCTCCAACATCCTCGCCACCAAGGGCGTGTCCATTGGACCGCTGATTACCGACGGCGCCTTCTTCCTCTTCCCCGTCGCCTACATCCTCGGCGACGTGCTCAGCGAATGCTACGGATTCAAAGCCGCCCGGCGCGCCATTTTCACCGGCTTCGGCGTGACCATCCTCGCGGTCGTCTCCTTCTACATCGCCATCTGGCTCCCCCCGGCCGAGTTCTACGAAGGCCAGGAACAATTCGCCTACGTCCTCGGACTCGTCCCCCAAATCGTCCTGGCCTCTCTGGCCGGCTACCTCGTCGGCCAATTGCTCAATTCATGGGTCCTGGTCGCGATGAAAAAGCGCACGGGCGAGAAATCCCTATGGGCGCGACTCATCGGATCGACGGTCGTCGGCGAATTCGGCGACACCCTGCTGTTTTGCCTCATCGCCGCCCCCGTCATCGGCATCACCACCCTGCCCGAACTAGCCAACTTCGTCATCGTGGGCTTCGTATGGAAGACCCTCATCGAAGTGGTCCTGCTCCCCGTGACGTACCTGGTCATCGGCTGGGTGAAAAAGCGCGAGCACTACTAG
- the gluQRS gene encoding tRNA glutamyl-Q(34) synthetase GluQRS, with protein sequence MTGAGRYAPSPSGDLHFGNLRTALIAWLFARHSGRSFLLRVEDIDTGRSSLESAHRQIEDLLTLGLTFDGDILYQSSRSEAYAAALEQLPVYECYCSRKDIQEASRAPHAIPGSYPGTCRLLSDAARAQRRADLAAQGRVPALRLRAETTSFTIHDFYRGAYTGDVDDFVLRRGGQEPGWAYNLAVVVDDGFQGVDQVVRGDDLLSSAPRQAYLASLLGLPVPAYSHVPLVLGPTGKRLAKRDGAVTLREMLVDHSVPDVVGRLATTLGYPGVDELSQLLEVFDPEELPRDEIIWHGN encoded by the coding sequence ATGACTGGCGCCGGACGATACGCACCCTCCCCGAGCGGGGATCTCCACTTTGGGAACCTGCGCACCGCTCTCATCGCGTGGCTGTTCGCGCGCCATTCCGGGCGGTCGTTCCTCCTGCGCGTTGAGGATATCGACACCGGCCGTTCCTCCCTCGAATCCGCCCACCGCCAGATCGAGGACCTGCTCACCCTCGGCCTCACCTTCGACGGCGACATTCTCTATCAGTCCTCGCGCTCCGAGGCTTACGCCGCCGCCCTCGAGCAGTTGCCCGTCTATGAGTGTTACTGCTCGCGCAAAGACATCCAGGAGGCCTCCCGGGCGCCGCACGCCATTCCGGGTAGCTATCCCGGTACCTGCCGATTGCTTTCCGACGCCGCCCGTGCCCAACGCCGCGCCGACCTCGCCGCGCAGGGCCGCGTCCCGGCCCTGCGCTTGCGCGCAGAGACCACTTCCTTCACCATCCATGATTTCTACCGTGGGGCCTACACCGGCGACGTCGATGATTTTGTTCTGCGCCGCGGCGGCCAGGAACCCGGGTGGGCATACAACCTGGCCGTCGTCGTCGACGATGGTTTCCAGGGCGTCGATCAGGTCGTGCGCGGCGACGACCTCCTGTCCAGCGCCCCCCGCCAGGCTTACCTCGCCAGCCTCCTTGGCCTCCCGGTGCCGGCGTACTCCCATGTCCCGCTGGTGCTTGGGCCCACGGGGAAGCGCCTGGCCAAGCGTGACGGAGCGGTGACGCTCCGGGAAATGCTCGTTGACCACTCTGTGCCCGATGTTGTCGGCCGCTTGGCGACGACCCTGGGGTACCCGGGCGTCGACGAGCTTTCACAACTTCTCGAGGTTTTTGATCCCGAGGAACTCCCCAGAGACGAAATTATTTGGCACGGCAATTAA
- a CDS encoding TetR/AcrR family transcriptional regulator — MSIMWAIWRYGCGLTRDGEGQMPKIVDHEQRRRELIESTWRVIARQGQSGATMRQIAQEAGYANGALKPYFPTKADLLEATYSHVYELTETRIDKATRGLRGLTALRALCLEVLPVSPYLLDEARIVVSFWDTAAQDHDRGRLIAESLDRWHGRISRMLNETDADGELRPRVDITSTTGAILGFLQGSQVTAVMAPESFSPNQLRAQLESYLDLLRN; from the coding sequence ATGAGCATCATGTGGGCCATTTGGCGGTACGGTTGTGGTCTCACCCGTGATGGAGAAGGACAGATGCCCAAGATCGTCGATCATGAACAGCGCCGACGCGAGCTGATCGAATCCACCTGGCGGGTCATCGCCCGCCAAGGCCAATCAGGGGCCACCATGCGGCAAATTGCCCAGGAGGCCGGGTACGCCAATGGCGCACTCAAGCCGTACTTCCCCACCAAGGCTGACCTGCTAGAAGCTACCTACAGCCACGTCTACGAACTCACCGAGACACGTATCGACAAAGCAACGCGCGGACTACGTGGATTAACGGCCCTCCGGGCACTCTGCCTCGAAGTCCTGCCCGTCAGTCCGTATTTGCTCGATGAGGCGCGCATCGTAGTCTCCTTCTGGGACACAGCCGCACAAGATCACGACAGAGGACGGCTCATCGCAGAGTCGCTCGATCGCTGGCACGGGCGAATTTCACGAATGCTCAACGAAACCGACGCCGACGGCGAACTACGCCCCCGAGTGGATATCACCAGCACCACCGGCGCCATCCTGGGATTCCTGCAAGGCTCACAAGTTACCGCCGTTATGGCTCCAGAAAGCTTCAGCCCCAACCAACTCCGCGCTCAACTCGAAAGCTACTTGGACTTGCTACGGAACTGA
- a CDS encoding APC family permease translates to MPENHIDGQDSLQRAKLSTTALVFMIIAASAPLTVLAGGAPTNYAVAGLQGVPLGYLALGLILVLFAVGYGRMASKVQNAGAFYVYIARGLGLRQGIAGAILALVSYNLMQIGLYGLFGFSAANALASLTGIVVPWWLMGALGWLLVAILGVNNIDLSSKVLGIIVGFEFLVVIVFSGMALLNAPEGISTDGWQPDQFFTPGIGVLLAFTMAAFMGFESGAIYSEEAKDPERTVPRATYIAISVIAVFYAFSAWALQMGVGPSGIIEESQALGPDLIFAWLGEFSPVVANAANLLFVTSLIAALIAFHNAAARYFFSLGRSGVLPAVFGRAGKNGAPVGGSLAQSAVAAAVVGIFALAGLGSELGELFPVMTLFTWFTNAAAFGLTFLVAVTSFAVMVWANRHHPEYHVFVRTIAPLVAGIGMVVVTVLILMNFDLMVDSEDPFMVWIMPAIILGSGLIGLIWGTILIRRGTGNLDAIAGTTPDNNQTTSA, encoded by the coding sequence ATGCCTGAGAATCACATCGACGGTCAGGATTCCCTCCAGCGCGCGAAGCTTTCTACTACCGCGCTTGTCTTTATGATCATTGCCGCATCGGCGCCACTGACAGTCCTCGCTGGTGGAGCCCCGACCAACTACGCGGTGGCAGGCCTCCAGGGCGTGCCGCTCGGATACCTGGCGCTCGGCCTCATCCTGGTCCTCTTCGCCGTCGGCTACGGCCGCATGGCAAGTAAGGTCCAGAACGCCGGCGCCTTTTACGTATACATCGCCCGAGGTTTGGGACTGCGCCAGGGCATCGCCGGGGCAATTCTCGCCCTGGTCTCCTACAACTTGATGCAGATCGGCCTCTACGGTCTGTTCGGCTTTTCCGCGGCCAACGCGCTCGCATCGCTGACCGGCATTGTGGTCCCGTGGTGGCTGATGGGTGCTCTGGGGTGGCTGCTCGTCGCCATACTTGGCGTGAACAACATTGACCTTTCCTCCAAGGTCCTCGGGATCATCGTGGGATTCGAGTTCCTCGTGGTCATTGTGTTCTCCGGCATGGCCTTGTTGAATGCGCCGGAAGGCATCAGCACTGATGGATGGCAGCCGGACCAGTTCTTCACCCCAGGGATCGGTGTCCTGTTGGCCTTCACCATGGCCGCGTTCATGGGCTTTGAATCTGGTGCCATCTACTCAGAAGAAGCGAAGGACCCGGAGCGTACCGTTCCACGTGCGACCTATATCGCCATCTCGGTCATTGCGGTTTTCTACGCGTTCTCCGCGTGGGCACTCCAGATGGGCGTCGGTCCGAGCGGAATCATCGAGGAGTCCCAGGCCCTTGGCCCAGACCTGATATTCGCCTGGCTCGGGGAGTTCAGCCCCGTCGTGGCCAATGCTGCCAACCTGCTGTTCGTCACCAGCCTCATCGCAGCATTGATCGCGTTTCATAATGCAGCCGCCCGCTATTTCTTCTCCCTGGGCCGCTCTGGTGTTTTGCCGGCGGTCTTCGGAAGGGCCGGAAAGAACGGTGCTCCGGTGGGTGGTTCCCTCGCCCAGTCCGCAGTGGCGGCTGCGGTCGTCGGAATCTTCGCTCTGGCGGGGCTGGGTTCGGAACTCGGTGAGCTGTTCCCCGTCATGACCTTGTTCACCTGGTTCACCAATGCCGCCGCGTTCGGCCTGACGTTTCTGGTGGCCGTGACCAGCTTTGCGGTCATGGTCTGGGCAAACCGCCACCACCCCGAGTACCACGTATTTGTCCGCACGATCGCTCCACTCGTCGCGGGAATCGGCATGGTCGTCGTCACCGTGCTCATCCTCATGAACTTCGACCTCATGGTGGACTCCGAAGATCCGTTCATGGTTTGGATCATGCCCGCCATCATCTTGGGTTCGGGGCTTATCGGCTTGATCTGGGGCACGATCCTCATCCGCCGCGGCACCGGCAACCTCGATGCGATCGCCGGAACCACACCGGACAACAACCAGACGACGTCCGCTTAG
- a CDS encoding flavin monoamine oxidase family protein — protein sequence MSNKKVIIIGAGFAGLVAARELQTAGIDYEILEAKDRIGGRAWTEERMGRPLELGATWVHWFQAHIWTEIMRYGQRKEIHPSPAGNEAHWITEGKVVRGSEADIDGKLSAAMLATYEGNDEYFPNPYDPLWVMSDDFDGPDEVRERFIAEDQKNAIDLVMEAGLDQEAIDLVDAFWSAGYIGDPYTGSALMAKQWGALADNRYQVMEDITLKWKLKNGMQSLYNGIAGDLTGPIRLETPVVKVEHHDDGATVTTEDGENIEAAAVICTVPVGALGNIEFSPALPEKIQRVIDDKWNSQGAKIWIKIKGHHRFLGYAPKPAKMSIVRSEYFMDDGTTILVGFGYDNTNIDLNSIDDAQDVVNQWRDDLEVVDATGHNWVADKWAGQAWGTLRKGQFTEGWSLFDEVESSLYFAGSDYAYGWRGVCVDGAVEKGMTTARRVINDL from the coding sequence ATGTCGAACAAGAAAGTCATCATCATTGGGGCCGGTTTCGCGGGCCTCGTGGCAGCACGAGAACTGCAGACCGCCGGCATCGACTACGAAATATTGGAAGCGAAGGACCGCATCGGTGGTCGAGCGTGGACCGAGGAGCGCATGGGCCGACCACTCGAACTCGGCGCCACGTGGGTCCACTGGTTTCAAGCGCACATCTGGACCGAGATCATGCGCTACGGCCAACGCAAGGAAATCCACCCCTCCCCAGCCGGAAACGAAGCCCACTGGATTACCGAAGGCAAAGTCGTGCGCGGTTCCGAAGCCGACATTGATGGCAAATTGTCCGCCGCCATGCTCGCCACGTACGAAGGCAATGACGAGTACTTCCCGAACCCCTACGACCCGCTCTGGGTCATGTCAGACGACTTCGATGGTCCGGACGAGGTCCGCGAGCGATTCATCGCAGAAGACCAAAAGAATGCCATCGATCTGGTGATGGAGGCTGGCCTCGACCAGGAAGCCATCGATCTTGTTGACGCATTCTGGTCTGCCGGTTACATCGGAGATCCCTACACCGGGTCCGCGCTCATGGCTAAGCAGTGGGGCGCACTGGCAGACAACCGTTACCAGGTGATGGAAGACATCACGCTCAAGTGGAAGCTCAAGAACGGTATGCAGTCGCTGTATAACGGCATCGCCGGAGATCTGACCGGGCCGATCCGATTGGAGACCCCGGTGGTCAAGGTGGAGCATCATGACGATGGCGCCACCGTCACCACCGAGGATGGGGAGAACATTGAGGCCGCCGCAGTCATCTGCACCGTCCCCGTGGGGGCGCTCGGCAACATCGAGTTCTCCCCAGCGCTACCGGAAAAGATCCAGCGGGTGATTGACGATAAGTGGAACTCGCAGGGCGCCAAAATCTGGATCAAGATTAAAGGGCACCACCGCTTCCTGGGCTACGCCCCGAAGCCGGCCAAGATGTCGATCGTGCGTTCCGAGTACTTCATGGACGACGGCACCACCATCTTGGTGGGGTTTGGATACGACAACACCAACATTGACCTTAATTCGATCGACGACGCGCAGGACGTCGTTAATCAGTGGCGCGATGACCTTGAGGTCGTCGACGCAACCGGCCACAACTGGGTGGCCGACAAGTGGGCGGGCCAGGCATGGGGCACGTTACGCAAGGGCCAGTTCACTGAAGGGTGGAGCCTCTTCGATGAGGTTGAATCCAGCCTCTATTTCGCTGGTTCCGACTATGCCTACGGGTGGCGTGGCGTGTGCGTCGATGGTGCGGTGGAGAAGGGGATGACCACTGCCCGCCGGGTCATCAACGATCTCTGA
- a CDS encoding aminotransferase class I/II-fold pyridoxal phosphate-dependent enzyme, giving the protein MTLLDFESDQLAEFAAQVRKDYDELKAKNLKLDLTRGKPSSEQLDFAESLLALPGEGNHADADGADVRNYGNLKGITDIRNLWAEVLGIDPALIIAGDSSSLNIMFDLISWSYTFGNNDSVRPWSQEEKVRWICPVPGYDRHFTITEKFGFEMVTVPMLEDGPDVNAIKELVKDPLVKGMWAVPMFANPTGITYSEEVSRELAALETAAPDFRIIWDNAYAVHSLTDEFPPIIDIVALAAKAGNPNRFWAMSSTSKITHAGAGVSFFNSSPENLAWYMEVAGVRGIGPNKVNQLAHARYFGDAEGVRAIMRKHAGSLNPKFTRVLEILDRRLGEYEVARWTKPEGGYFISVDVIDGTASRVVELAKEAGIALTGAGSSFPLKDDPNNRNIRLAPSLPPVEELEIAMDGVATCVLLAAVEKLGA; this is encoded by the coding sequence GTGACCCTCCTAGATTTTGAATCCGATCAGCTGGCTGAGTTCGCGGCGCAGGTCCGCAAGGATTATGACGAGCTCAAAGCGAAGAACCTCAAGCTGGATCTCACCCGTGGTAAGCCTTCTTCGGAGCAGTTGGATTTTGCGGAGTCGCTGCTGGCGCTGCCCGGGGAGGGGAACCATGCGGATGCCGATGGCGCGGATGTGCGTAACTACGGCAACCTCAAGGGCATCACTGATATTCGGAACCTGTGGGCTGAGGTGCTCGGGATTGATCCGGCGCTCATCATTGCTGGTGATTCGTCGTCGCTGAACATCATGTTTGATCTGATCTCGTGGTCGTACACCTTCGGTAACAACGATTCGGTGCGTCCGTGGAGCCAGGAGGAGAAGGTCCGCTGGATTTGTCCGGTGCCGGGCTATGACCGTCACTTCACCATCACGGAGAAGTTTGGTTTTGAGATGGTCACGGTGCCGATGCTGGAGGATGGCCCTGATGTCAACGCGATCAAGGAGTTGGTGAAGGATCCGCTGGTGAAGGGCATGTGGGCGGTGCCCATGTTCGCCAACCCCACGGGTATCACGTATTCGGAGGAGGTCAGCCGTGAGCTGGCTGCTTTGGAGACGGCGGCTCCGGATTTCCGGATTATCTGGGATAACGCGTACGCCGTTCATTCGCTGACCGATGAGTTCCCGCCGATCATTGACATCGTGGCGCTGGCCGCGAAGGCGGGTAACCCGAATCGCTTCTGGGCGATGTCGTCGACGTCGAAGATCACCCACGCGGGTGCGGGCGTGAGTTTCTTCAACTCCTCGCCGGAGAACCTGGCGTGGTACATGGAGGTCGCCGGGGTCCGGGGGATTGGCCCGAACAAGGTCAATCAGCTGGCGCATGCTCGGTACTTTGGTGATGCGGAAGGTGTGCGGGCGATCATGCGCAAGCATGCCGGTTCCTTGAACCCGAAGTTCACTCGCGTGCTGGAGATCCTCGATCGTCGCCTCGGTGAGTATGAGGTGGCCCGGTGGACGAAGCCGGAGGGTGGCTACTTCATCTCCGTCGACGTCATTGATGGCACGGCGTCCCGGGTCGTCGAATTGGCGAAGGAAGCGGGCATTGCGCTGACCGGTGCGGGCTCGTCGTTCCCGCTCAAGGATGATCCGAACAACCGCAACATCCGCCTCGCACCGTCCCTGCCGCCGGTGGAGGAGCTGGAAATCGCCATGGATGGTGTGGCTACGTGTGTGCTGCTCGCGGCCGTCGAGAAGCTGGGGGCTTAG
- a CDS encoding suppressor of fused domain protein — MVWLRVCCSRPSRSWGLSPLNIDETTFWLGPLFPKPPIFDEARNIGMVALEDNQVLGVTRTFAEVDTGLEAIEEGLPVRSEIVSVARATPEEMAGALEAAVDKLRSTGGIIPAQPGTLLPQLLDQEDLSVQHGLFVPPYLWGGETPRVTEPDRLTVLLQLVMLTDAEYAYAIEEGVGSLQQALVEAEIDLLDWRR, encoded by the coding sequence ATGGTGTGGCTACGTGTGTGCTGCTCGCGGCCGTCGAGAAGCTGGGGGCTTAGCCCCCTGAACATCGACGAAACCACCTTCTGGCTGGGCCCGCTGTTCCCCAAGCCGCCGATTTTCGACGAGGCGCGCAACATCGGCATGGTGGCGCTGGAGGACAACCAGGTCCTCGGTGTCACGCGCACCTTCGCTGAGGTAGACACCGGTTTGGAGGCGATCGAGGAGGGGCTGCCCGTCCGCTCTGAGATCGTGTCGGTGGCGCGGGCGACCCCGGAGGAGATGGCGGGGGCGTTGGAAGCGGCCGTCGACAAGCTGCGGTCCACCGGCGGGATCATTCCCGCCCAGCCGGGGACGCTCCTGCCGCAACTGCTGGACCAGGAGGATCTCAGCGTTCAGCACGGGTTGTTCGTGCCGCCGTACCTGTGGGGCGGGGAGACGCCGCGGGTGACGGAACCCGATCGGCTTACGGTCCTGCTGCAACTCGTCATGCTCACGGATGCCGAATATGCCTACGCCATCGAGGAAGGTGTGGGGTCGTTGCAGCAGGCGCTGGTGGAGGCGGAGATCGATCTTCTGGACTGGCGGCGCTAG